The proteins below come from a single Mucilaginibacter mali genomic window:
- a CDS encoding aldose epimerase family protein encodes MMQLTKAIWGHHEGQNVYLFKLSNGQMEVSLTNFGATIAGIITPDKNGQKQNIVLGYDDLAGYIADEFYIGCTVGRFAGRIAGAALNINGVQYPLAPNDGDKNIHLHGGNKGFNKRVFTVTNEAITDDTASVELYYRSPHLEEGYPGNLDIWIMYQLSADNKLSIRYKAVSDADTHINLTNHSYFNLSGKQQNALNHRLFINADSYLVSDENYIPTGEVKSVVGTSFDFKTDRVVDNGSRNECYVLTKNTVGLAAILSHEASGREMRVETDMPALVFYSADYLDGQFLKNGGLCLETQYYPDSPNHATFPSTLLKAGEIWEQWTELGFGW; translated from the coding sequence ATGATGCAGTTGACAAAGGCAATTTGGGGCCATCACGAAGGGCAAAACGTATACCTGTTTAAATTAAGCAACGGGCAAATGGAGGTATCGCTTACCAATTTCGGGGCGACGATTGCCGGCATCATCACGCCTGATAAAAATGGACAAAAGCAGAACATTGTTTTAGGGTACGATGACCTTGCCGGCTATATTGCCGATGAGTTTTATATAGGATGCACCGTGGGCCGTTTTGCCGGGCGCATTGCGGGGGCAGCTTTAAACATCAACGGGGTGCAATACCCATTAGCGCCTAACGATGGCGATAAAAACATCCACCTGCATGGGGGCAATAAAGGTTTTAACAAACGGGTTTTTACCGTAACTAACGAGGCTATTACTGATGATACGGCATCGGTAGAATTGTATTACCGGAGCCCGCATCTGGAAGAGGGCTACCCGGGTAATCTGGACATTTGGATAATGTATCAATTATCTGCCGATAATAAATTAAGCATAAGATATAAAGCTGTAAGCGATGCCGACACGCATATCAACCTCACCAATCACAGCTATTTTAACTTGAGCGGAAAGCAGCAAAACGCTTTAAATCACCGGCTATTTATTAATGCGGATAGTTATTTGGTAAGTGATGAAAATTATATCCCTACAGGAGAGGTTAAATCGGTGGTGGGTACTTCCTTTGATTTTAAAACTGATCGCGTCGTGGATAACGGCTCACGTAACGAATGTTATGTGCTGACTAAGAACACAGTTGGCCTCGCTGCGATATTGAGTCATGAAGCAAGCGGACGGGAGATGCGGGTAGAAACCGATATGCCTGCCCTTGTTTTCTATAGCGCCGATTACCTTGACGGACAGTTTTTAAAAAATGGGGGCCTTTGTTTGGAAACGCAATATTATCCGGATTCGCCGAATCATGCAACGTTTCCTTCTACATTGCTTAAAGCAGGTGAGATTTGGGAGCAATGGACGGAGTTGGGGTTTGGGTGGTAA
- a CDS encoding DUF5107 domain-containing protein has translation MNTSYVNAWEEKVSIPTYGIGKPDKNPMFFEKRVYQGSSGVVYPNPVIEKIYDEKEDKEYIGLFLENEYIKIMILPELGGRVQMAYDKIKQRHFIYYNQVIKPALVGLTGPWISGGLEFNWPQHHRPNTFGPTDYKIEENADGSKTIWINEMEQMFHTKGMAGFTVHPGRAYIEIKAKLLNTSSLPQTFLWWANPAVKVNDDYQSVFPPDVNAVFDHGKRDVSTFPIATGTYYKVDYSPGTDISWYKNIPVPTSYMAINSDYNFIGGYEHDTRGGLLHVANHHVSPGKKQWTWGHSDFGQAWDRNLTDEDGPYIELMTGMFTDNQPDFSWLMPNEEKSFTQYFMSYQELGLVKNASKDLLLTISKNGNNATVKVYVTSVHKGLSITLSYKGETLFAEQANIQPENVFERTIPVGNDVKEDELVFTISSATGRELLKYDPSTNKKNPIPQAAKPALPPADVVNNEQLFFTAQHLEQYRHATYNPVPYYEEALKRDSGDFRCNNALGLWYLRRGQFERSAPYFRAAIATSIQRNPNPYDSEPYYNLGLALKFLGQTDEAYNNFYKATWSKAWKDTGFFAVAQIDMARSDYDLALEHIDISISNNANNSKAYVIKSAALRKMEQLEKAEKVCTDELQRDTFNLGALYELSLCQQQNNNPAEAQAAIDTLLNLSRGSEQNLMAYALDYAAAGLYAEATGLLSLIVNANNNPLVYYYMAWFAAQTGDESNANQWLQKAGAADPYLCFPNRLQEVLILQSAIQLNPSDSKAPYYLGNLFYDKRQYADAIANWELSAQLDDTFPTVLRNLGIAYFNKLSQPEKALQYFEKAFALDTADARVLMELDQLYKRLNHMPQQRRALMEAHMPTVLMRDDVYLEYVSLLNFMCEYDKALIMIGERQFHPWEGGEGKASGQYIYSLVQLAKQHLQNGAYANAIALLGRAQSYPHNLGEGKLFGAQENDIFYWLGRAYQAMGNTEAAKDYFRKATIGLSEPSAAMFYNDQQPDKIFYQGWAWSQLGETTNAGHIFNNLINYSKQHINDEVKIDYFAVSLPNMLVFEDDLNLRNQIHCLFMEGLGNLGLGNTAEAKQLFNKVLLLDAEHQGAKTHLLLAEQAI, from the coding sequence ATGAACACATCATACGTAAACGCCTGGGAAGAAAAAGTAAGCATACCCACCTACGGCATTGGCAAGCCCGATAAAAACCCGATGTTTTTTGAAAAGCGGGTATACCAGGGCAGCAGCGGGGTTGTATACCCCAACCCGGTGATAGAGAAGATTTACGACGAGAAAGAAGACAAGGAATACATTGGCCTGTTCCTCGAGAACGAGTATATCAAAATCATGATCCTGCCCGAGTTGGGTGGCCGCGTGCAGATGGCGTACGATAAGATAAAACAACGCCATTTTATTTACTATAACCAGGTGATCAAACCGGCATTGGTGGGCCTGACCGGCCCTTGGATCTCGGGCGGCTTGGAGTTTAACTGGCCGCAGCACCATCGCCCAAATACCTTTGGCCCTACCGATTATAAGATAGAAGAGAACGCCGACGGTAGTAAAACCATCTGGATAAACGAGATGGAGCAGATGTTCCACACCAAGGGGATGGCGGGTTTTACGGTACACCCGGGAAGGGCTTATATCGAGATCAAAGCCAAACTGTTGAATACCTCGTCGTTGCCGCAAACCTTTTTGTGGTGGGCCAACCCGGCCGTAAAAGTTAACGACGATTATCAATCTGTATTCCCACCCGATGTGAACGCCGTTTTTGATCATGGTAAGCGCGATGTTTCTACCTTCCCTATCGCCACCGGCACTTATTATAAGGTTGATTACTCACCGGGCACGGATATATCCTGGTATAAAAACATCCCGGTGCCTACATCGTACATGGCCATCAATTCCGATTATAACTTCATCGGCGGATATGAGCATGATACACGCGGCGGCTTGCTGCACGTGGCCAATCACCATGTATCGCCGGGTAAAAAGCAGTGGACCTGGGGCCACAGCGATTTTGGCCAGGCCTGGGACCGCAACCTTACCGACGAGGACGGCCCGTACATTGAGTTGATGACCGGCATGTTCACCGATAACCAGCCCGATTTTAGCTGGCTGATGCCGAACGAGGAAAAATCGTTCACCCAGTATTTTATGTCTTACCAGGAACTGGGGTTGGTGAAGAACGCGTCGAAGGATCTCCTGCTAACCATCAGCAAAAACGGGAATAATGCAACAGTTAAGGTATATGTAACATCGGTACACAAGGGATTAAGTATCACCTTAAGCTACAAAGGCGAAACCCTGTTTGCTGAACAGGCCAATATTCAGCCCGAAAACGTTTTTGAAAGAACCATACCGGTGGGTAACGATGTTAAAGAAGATGAGCTTGTGTTTACCATCAGTTCGGCAACGGGCAGGGAATTGTTGAAATATGATCCATCAACCAATAAAAAGAACCCTATCCCGCAGGCAGCCAAACCGGCTTTGCCACCTGCCGATGTGGTTAATAACGAGCAGTTATTTTTTACGGCACAGCACTTAGAGCAATACCGCCACGCAACTTATAACCCGGTGCCTTATTATGAGGAAGCCTTGAAACGCGACTCGGGTGATTTCCGTTGCAACAATGCTTTGGGCTTGTGGTACCTGCGCCGGGGACAGTTTGAACGGAGCGCCCCCTACTTCCGTGCGGCTATAGCTACCAGTATACAGCGTAACCCTAATCCTTACGATAGCGAACCGTATTATAATCTTGGTCTTGCCCTGAAGTTTTTAGGCCAAACCGATGAAGCTTACAACAACTTTTACAAAGCCACCTGGAGCAAGGCCTGGAAGGATACCGGCTTTTTTGCCGTCGCGCAGATAGATATGGCCCGCAGCGATTATGATCTGGCGCTGGAACATATCGACATTTCCATCAGCAACAATGCCAATAACAGTAAGGCTTATGTGATCAAATCGGCGGCTTTGCGTAAGATGGAGCAGTTGGAAAAAGCGGAAAAGGTTTGTACCGATGAATTGCAACGCGATACTTTTAACCTGGGCGCTTTGTATGAATTATCGTTATGCCAACAGCAAAACAACAACCCTGCCGAAGCGCAGGCGGCAATTGATACCCTGCTAAACCTATCGCGCGGGAGTGAACAAAACCTGATGGCCTACGCTTTGGATTATGCCGCGGCGGGTTTATATGCCGAAGCAACCGGTTTGTTATCGCTCATTGTTAACGCAAACAACAACCCGCTGGTTTATTATTATATGGCATGGTTTGCTGCCCAAACAGGCGATGAAAGTAACGCCAACCAATGGCTGCAAAAAGCTGGGGCTGCTGATCCATATTTGTGTTTCCCTAACCGCCTGCAAGAAGTACTGATACTGCAATCGGCCATTCAATTAAACCCATCCGATAGCAAGGCGCCTTATTATTTGGGCAACCTGTTTTACGATAAGCGCCAGTATGCCGATGCCATTGCCAACTGGGAATTATCGGCCCAACTGGATGATACCTTCCCTACTGTGCTGCGCAATTTGGGTATTGCCTATTTCAACAAATTGAGCCAGCCTGAAAAGGCCCTGCAATATTTTGAAAAAGCCTTTGCGCTGGATACTGCCGATGCCCGCGTACTGATGGAGCTTGACCAGCTATACAAACGCCTTAACCATATGCCGCAGCAACGCCGTGCTTTGATGGAGGCGCACATGCCAACCGTTTTAATGCGCGATGATGTTTATTTGGAATATGTAAGCCTGCTGAATTTTATGTGCGAGTATGACAAAGCCCTGATCATGATCGGCGAGCGGCAGTTTCACCCATGGGAAGGCGGCGAGGGCAAGGCATCGGGGCAATACATTTACAGCCTGGTGCAACTGGCTAAGCAACATTTGCAAAACGGGGCATACGCCAACGCCATTGCCTTGCTGGGCCGCGCGCAAAGCTATCCGCATAATTTGGGCGAGGGCAAACTATTCGGCGCGCAGGAGAATGATATTTTTTACTGGCTGGGCCGCGCTTACCAGGCCATGGGTAATACCGAAGCAGCGAAGGATTACTTCCGCAAGGCCACCATTGGCCTGTCCGAACCTTCAGCGGCCATGTTTTATAACGATCAGCAGCCCGATAAAATATTTTACCAGGGATGGGCCTGGAGCCAATTGGGCGAGACTACCAATGCCGGGCATATCTTCAATAATCTTATTAATTACAGCAAACAGCATATTAACGATGAGGTAAAGATCGACTATTTCGCCGTATCGCTGCCCAACATGCTGGTTTTTGAAGATGACCTGAACCTGCGCAACCAAATCCACTGCCTGTTTATGGAAGGACTGGGCAACCTTGGCTTAGGTAATACGGCGGAAGCGAAGCAGCTATTTAATAAAGTACTATTGCTGGATGCCGAACACCAGGGCGCAAAAACGCACTTACTTTTGGCAGAACAAGCTATATGA
- a CDS encoding Gfo/Idh/MocA family protein: protein MQDRRAFLKQMALASAGVAVSNSIFGMSAKSYRNIIGANERIHVAIIGLNGRGTSMAGTFAPQKDTEVTTLCDVDTRVFAKALKSVADARQANVPKTEGDCRKVMQDKNIDAIYIATPDHWHAPLAIMGCVAGKHVYVEKPLSHNPAEGELAIAAARKYNRVVQMGAQRRSAPILTEGINQLHSGVIGRVYYAKTWYTNTRKATFLKPGTVPAELNYDLWQGPAPRRPYQDGLIHYNWHWFWHWGTGEALNNGTHEVDVARWGLGVDYPNKVTSSGGRYAFKDDWQTPDTQAVTLEYPDRKMILWESSSVNGRKIEGEDRGIIFYGEGGSLRTGGDSYKIYDLEGKLIKDVSSKTQEASVQGRNTASVSLGMDSMHVADFLDACRNNRRPNCDVEIGHKSIVGMQLSNVAWRLGRELHLNPQNGHILNDKEAQAMWARTYEPGWAPKI from the coding sequence ATGCAAGACCGCAGGGCATTTTTAAAACAAATGGCGCTGGCTTCGGCAGGCGTGGCTGTTAGTAATAGCATATTTGGCATGAGCGCCAAAAGCTACCGCAACATTATTGGCGCTAACGAGCGTATCCACGTGGCTATCATCGGCCTTAATGGCCGTGGTACCAGTATGGCCGGTACCTTCGCGCCGCAAAAAGATACAGAAGTTACCACGCTGTGTGATGTGGATACCCGCGTATTCGCAAAGGCGCTTAAATCGGTAGCCGATGCCAGGCAGGCGAACGTTCCTAAAACCGAGGGCGATTGCCGCAAAGTGATGCAGGATAAAAATATCGATGCCATTTATATTGCCACGCCCGATCACTGGCACGCACCGCTGGCTATTATGGGCTGCGTAGCGGGCAAACACGTATATGTAGAAAAACCGCTAAGCCATAACCCCGCCGAGGGCGAACTGGCCATTGCCGCCGCCCGCAAATATAACCGGGTAGTACAAATGGGCGCGCAGCGCCGTTCGGCACCGATACTAACCGAGGGCATTAACCAATTGCACAGCGGTGTTATTGGCCGGGTTTACTATGCCAAAACCTGGTATACCAATACCCGTAAAGCCACCTTCCTGAAACCGGGCACCGTTCCGGCCGAACTGAACTACGACCTGTGGCAGGGCCCCGCGCCCCGCCGCCCATACCAGGATGGGCTGATCCATTATAACTGGCATTGGTTTTGGCACTGGGGTACCGGCGAGGCACTGAACAACGGTACCCACGAGGTAGACGTGGCCCGCTGGGGATTAGGCGTTGATTACCCCAATAAGGTAACCTCATCGGGTGGGCGATATGCTTTTAAGGATGATTGGCAAACACCCGATACCCAGGCCGTAACGCTGGAATATCCCGACAGGAAAATGATCCTTTGGGAAAGCAGCAGCGTTAATGGCCGCAAGATAGAGGGAGAAGACCGTGGTATTATCTTCTACGGCGAAGGCGGCAGCCTGCGCACAGGTGGCGATAGTTATAAGATATACGATCTGGAAGGCAAACTGATTAAGGATGTTAGTTCCAAAACACAGGAGGCCTCGGTACAGGGTCGCAATACCGCCAGCGTAAGCCTGGGTATGGATAGCATGCACGTGGCCGATTTTCTGGATGCCTGCCGCAATAACCGCCGCCCAAATTGCGACGTGGAGATAGGGCATAAAAGCATTGTAGGTATGCAACTAAGCAACGTAGCCTGGCGGTTAGGCCGCGAACTGCACCTTAACCCCCAAAACGGCCATATCCTGAACGATAAGGAAGCGCAAGCAATGTGGGCACGTACTTACGAACCGGGCTGGGCGCCAAAAATTTAA
- a CDS encoding sugar phosphate isomerase/epimerase family protein: protein MICRFKKALLTTGLAIGLATASFAQKQLFPEAPGMVSFTYRNNFAKDVPATLDMVKGNGVTDMEFSNLFKQTPENLRKMCDERGIKISSYGVSYEDLVGKTDEVGQAAKTLGASYVRVAGIPHKGAFTLDNAKQAVADFNKYGKMLKDKYGVTFIYHNHGFEFQPYEDGTLYDYLVKNTDSKYVSFELDILWAFFPNQDPAAMLAKYGNRYKALHMKDLKKGVERGSLSGSTPQDNDVILGTGQIDIPAVIKAARKAGVKHFYIEDESSSSITQVPESIKYLNSLKK from the coding sequence ATGATCTGCCGGTTTAAAAAAGCATTACTAACTACAGGATTAGCCATTGGTTTGGCCACCGCGTCGTTCGCGCAAAAACAATTGTTCCCGGAAGCCCCGGGGATGGTATCGTTTACCTACCGTAACAATTTTGCCAAAGATGTACCAGCCACACTTGATATGGTAAAGGGCAACGGCGTTACGGATATGGAATTTAGTAACCTGTTCAAACAAACGCCCGAAAACCTGCGCAAAATGTGCGATGAGCGCGGCATTAAAATATCATCTTATGGTGTAAGCTACGAGGATTTAGTTGGCAAAACCGACGAGGTAGGCCAGGCGGCCAAAACCCTGGGCGCAAGCTATGTGCGCGTGGCTGGCATCCCGCATAAAGGCGCTTTTACTTTAGATAACGCCAAACAGGCCGTGGCCGATTTTAACAAATATGGTAAGATGTTGAAGGATAAATACGGTGTAACCTTTATCTATCATAATCACGGCTTCGAATTTCAGCCATACGAAGATGGTACCCTGTACGATTATCTGGTTAAAAATACCGACTCTAAATACGTAAGCTTTGAACTGGATATCCTGTGGGCATTCTTCCCTAACCAGGATCCGGCCGCTATGCTGGCTAAATACGGCAACCGCTACAAAGCCCTGCACATGAAAGACCTGAAAAAAGGCGTGGAGCGCGGCAGTCTTTCAGGCAGCACCCCGCAGGATAACGATGTGATACTGGGCACTGGCCAGATCGATATCCCGGCCGTAATTAAAGCCGCCCGCAAAGCTGGTGTAAAACATTTTTATATCGAGGATGAAAGCAGTTCGTCTATCACCCAGGTGCCGGAGAGTATTAAGTATTTGAATAGTTTGAAGAAGTAG